The Biomphalaria glabrata chromosome 6, xgBioGlab47.1, whole genome shotgun sequence genomic interval cagtctttttatcttttataacaactagtcgacatatcgactacacactagccctagagctatctgaccaatacacactggtctgctgtccaacttttagtgttctactcaagttcaagcttgtttacttttgggcagaAAGGAAGGGggggatgaaagtgttacttttttttctaggactggttacccgaatgctaagaactgtaagtgtagtcattcattgtagatcaagaaatcttgatctcagtatggcagattataggccaacgcttcagtaccttctatcaaaggtttaactatttgttttagttgaaactattaaaaaaatgtatctctagatactcctgttattaacaaattatagtttagcgctaatgagtaaattgaaaccactaaatattgacttaaaacgcttcagattcccactacaaactaactaaaatTAAGCACAGTGCGCGTTGTatacacacaaccacgtgactcTGGGAGAATATGGAActacctcatttttttttatttggtgaagacTTAACATACAATCATAACAATCGTTACAATGTGATACAAAAATACTGTGAAGTGAAAGCAAATCGTTATTCTTCAACTAATGAGTCTAATCACTAATGACTCATGAGCCTAATGCCTGTAATGGACAATAGCTGTGTTCCTAAGTACTGATCAACTCATAGTCACTTCAATCCCCTACAGTCTACACTGAaagcagtttttgtgctttcattTTCATTGAACACTTCACCCTGTCACTGAACACCACTATATGATacatgtaattaaaaatatttaaaatctaatagatatttttaatgattaaaataaactttttaattttaggatacTACAGGTGCTGGAGGTAGTGCTGTTAAAAAAGCTACTACTAGCACCAATAAGTTTGCTAAACTTAATCGCTTGAGAGAACTTGAAATGAAGATGGTGAGTCCTGAATACTTTTTTTCTACATGTTAATTGTTACATAAGTAAAGAGAAAATTTTTGTTAATAATTGCTCATATGTAAAAAGATTTTTACCACTAATGTTGGGATTAACAACACAGAGAATGTAGGAGaccaataaaaatacaaaatgtttgGTTTATCTATGcttgaaaataacaatgtttttaAGTAGTCATGCCAACCATTCCACATTTTGCAGAACTAATATACAAGATCACCATTTTATTTGTTCCTCTATTCTTAAATAGTGCTATTTGTATTTTCATTCTGTGTATTATATtgcacaaaattattttttttttacattcaaaaaAGTGATTTGTTGTTTTCCTCCAAGCTTGAACATATGGTTTCATTTCCTAGATTAGGCTTAGCTAAACACCAATTCACTGTTCATTCATTGGCAGTTCATTCAGATAGTCAGTTTATATAATTTGTTCATTGCTTTTGAAATTACCTTATTCTTTCATGATTCTgatttttattgtaattattaattaaattaataatacaaatgttatattTGTGATACAAATAGAATgaagctagaaaattaaatcaTGCTGAACTAGTGGCAGAGGATGAACGTAAAAAGAGACCAAGTAATTATGAGTCTAAAAGAAAATGGTTAGAATGGGAGCAAGAACAAGAGGAGAAGAAAAAGGTAAACAATGTgaaatgtagacattttaacCATGAACTATTCACATACTTACTTGTGAACATAAAACTTTGTCACTGAATTAGTAAGTTTAAGGTTTCTTTCATAGTATTTGTTTATGATGAAAATCATctcttataaatatttgtaaatcaaagatatttatttttttaattttttttttgtctttatttgtTAAAGGAATGTTCTGCTAAGGGTGAAGACTTTGAGAGAGTTAAATTACTAGAAGTCAGTGCTGATGCAGCTGAGAGATGGgataggaaaaaaaagaaaaaaaatccagacaCAGGTTTTGCTGGTAAGCTCTTTGTTTATAGAGTGTGTGATTGTCATGACACAAAATTAGTTACTACTTAATACATTGTATGTTTATATTCTATTTGTTACGCTGTTTATGTCTAAGATGAACCTTCATTTGAAATTCGACTTGCAAAATATTCAGAATAAATCTTGGTGACTACCAATGTACTTTCAGATCTAATAGATCCACATCTGATcacattttcacattaaaaTGTGTACTAGAAAAATGCTATGACTACAATATACCAAACACCAACTCTATATAGACTATAAATTGGCTTAtgactttattaaaaaaaaatatctctatgAGACACTACAGaattttggaatacccaacaaACTGACAAGACTTAAACACATGACATTAAACTACTCAAAAAGCAGGGTCATAGTACAGGGCAAGCATTCACAGGACCTAAGGATTAAACAAGAACTTAGACCAGGAGACTCACTTTcatgcatgcttttcaatttaacactaAAGAGAGGGATAGAATGTATAACCACAAGGGGAGCAAACtacttttgaataaaaaaattataggtcAGAGACCAACAGGAACAAAATACAGCCATCTCCACAATATCTTGCATAATCTGAAGATTTAGCTAGAGCTTTGATACAACTGAAAGAGCATCTCAATCAGCAGGACTTGATATAAATGAGAGTAAAACCAAGTATGACataacaacaagagatgatCAGACAgaggaacaatatattaaaattactGACCACCACTTTGACAATGTagatgttcatatttttaggaAGTACATAGAAATCTCTATACAACATTTATATACAATTCTTTCCTTTCTCAAGTATTTCTCaagtaaatttttatattaatggtGATATACAAGATAAAACCAGATGGAGAACacaaactattatttatatgaaGACCTTACTATAGTGATGGAAATAGAAAACTACAGGTCACCTTTTTAAGAATGTTAGAGAACAGATTTAACAAAAATAGCAtcttggcaaaaaacaaaaggaagcGAGCCAAAGACAGACCAGGAATATGatggcttgatgatgtagaagCAGAGAAAATGGAAAGATGGGTTGAAGCAGGACTCCATAGTCTGTAGCTCCAAGGGATCGATGATTCTTTATGTGGGCGCTAAAGCCATATCTGATGAAAATGAAAGCTCCAACCAATTAAGATAGAAAAAAGTCAAGCCTTCTGACACAATTTTGTTAAAGTCAattagttaaaatatttattgatctCAGATCTATAACAGCTTGGGGTtcgggcgtggagacgaaaggcccaggagagatctaaATGGAGgtatgtgttgaagcaggccagagctcTCCTGGGCTGaggcgccactgggatggatggatggatcgGTGATTCTTTATGTGGGCGCTGAAGCCATATCTGATAAAAATGAAAGCTCAAACCAATTAAGATAGAAAAAAGTCAAGCCTTCTAACACAATTTTGTTAAAGTCAattagttaaaatatttattgatctCAGATCTATAACAGCTTGGGGTTCGGGCGTGGAGacaaaaggcccaggagagatctaaATGGAGgtatgtgttgaagcaggccagagccctcctgggctgtagcgccactgggatggatcgGTGATTCTTTATGTGGGCGCTGAAGCCATATCTGATAAAAATGAAAGCTCAAACCAATTAAGATAGAAAAAAGTCAAGCCTTCTAACACAATTTTGTTAAAGTCAattagttaaaatatttattgatctCAGATCTATAACAGCTTGGGGTTCGGGCGTGGAGacaaaaggcccaggagagatctaaATGGAGgtatgtgttgaagcaggccagagccctcctgggctgtagcgccactgggatggatcgGTGATTCTTTATGTGGGCGCTGAAGCCATATCTGATAAAAATGAAAGCTCCAACCAATTAAGATAGAAAAAAGTCAAGCCTTCTGACACAATTTTGTTAAAGTCAattagttaaaatatttattgatctCAGATCTATAACAGCTTGGGGTtcgggcgtggagacgaaaggcccaggagagatctaaATGGAGgtatgtgttgaagcaggccagagctcTCCTGGGCTGaggcgccactgggatggatggatggatcgGTGATTCTTTATGTGGGCGCTGAAGCCATATCTGATAAAAATGAAAGCTCAAACCAATTAAGATAGAAAAAAGTCAAGCCTTCTAACACAATTTTGTTAAAGTCAattagttaaaatatttattgatctCAGATCTATAACAGCTTGGGGTTCGGGCGTGGAGacaaaaggcccaggagagatctaaATGGAGgtatgtgttgaagcaggccagagccctcctgggctgtagcgccactgggatggatcgGTGATTCTTTATGTGGGCGCTGAAGCCATATCTGATAAAAATGAAAGCTCAAACCAATTAAGATAGAAAAAAGTCAAGCCTTCTAACACAATTTTGTTAAAGTCAattagttaaaatatttattgatctCAGATCTATAACAGCTTGGGGTTCGGGCGTGGAGacaaaaggcccaggagagatctaaATGGAGgtatgtgttgaagcaggccagagccctcctgggctgtagcgccactgggatggatttATTGATCTACTAACAgtatatttcattcatttttgtcATGAACACATTTGTACATCTCTGCTTTGTCAAACATCTCATACATAGTAAGAGAacagagggggaaaaaaagagcacaaaatacatttttttgtaaggCTAATATCCAttcaccctgtctgtctggtacaaatattGAACTTCTCCCactattcttggatcaagttgaacttAACACAAATTTTTATTGTacctaagaaaacatgaatcaataaaaaaaaattaaccaattagtcaattaattactggaaattaattattttgtttgataccaaaaagggaaattaatccttcattagtttatatatatatatatatatatatatatatatactggtaTACAAAAGTGTATATTTGAGAAGTTTAGAAATAGTTCTATTTTACATTTGTAGCTCTGaaatgttaaatatatatatttattaattttacaatttcattAGATTACGAACAAGCAACTTTCCGTCAATATCAGAGGCTGACTAAACAGATAAAACCTGATCTTCAACAGTATGAAAAACAAGGTCAAAAGCTGTAAGCTGATATTTTACAATAAACTTTCCCATTTATTAAGTAACCTGATCAATGATTATCGAATGTATCTTTTTAGTAGCCTGACTAGTTACTTGACTGATCAAAAGGTAATCCAAACTTTTCAACTTAGTAACCTGACTGATCAAGAGTAATCACTCATGAAACAAAGGGATGTGTTTCTAGTTGCAAACACAGTGGGCCTTAATTTAGACCAATAAGACATTTAATAAGCTagtgaaaaaaatatgtaaaattatgatttttaaataacattcatTCATATATTATCTTATTTAGTCCATCTTTTGAGTTTTTTCTGTGCAATGTAGTTTACGCTGTGATATTTTGTCAGTCTACTTTTTCACCCACTTTGTTTTGGCGTCAACAAAATGAagtccattttgttttatcagTCATATTTTGCTTGGTGATGTATTTGTTGAAAGCACATGGGATGCTTATCTCCAAAAAGAATTTAAACAAAAGGTTACATACTTCAAAttttgtatacttttttttttccaaagaaaatgtttaaaactgAATATTTGACTAATTATAACTATCAAGAAAACTGATATGAGTAAATGTTATGTAAGAGGGTCAGTAAGAAAAACATCAAAAGTCACTCTGGGTGGGTGGCTCTCACATTCCAGTAATTAAAGACTTGTTCTATTCCCTCTTtaaacataaccaacaccctctacggcagtgctgaacaactgaagaaaaaagcacactatttttccttggcacaatctgcaaaagagctcatcagcaaaaagctggctagattTGAGTTTGTCAAGAAATGTATCACTTTAATGAATGAATTAGATAAACTTGATTCATAAATGAACAGGCATAATGGTATCGATTATTTCAACACAGTATTCCAAAATTGATTTTATAAATCCACAAATGAATCCTGAGATAAAATTAAGATCAAATATCAACTATTCAAATAAATACTCTCCATCTTGTTATGAGTAAGAACCtaatttcatttttagtttgtatTGTACATCtaggtcataaaaaaaaatctctaccAGGATGGTATGGTGGAGATGTTTAATTTCTAAGAATATGAACTGTCTTTCTCACTTTATTTTAGGGGGGATGACTTCTATGCATCTTCTGATACACTTGGACTACAGGATCacaaagactctgaggaagctatTGATAAAATGGTTACAGATCTTGAGAAACAgtgagtacattttttttaactgaaatatttttaagacCTATTTTAAATCATATCTAAAAGTATAGTTAAATACATGTATGTcttaaattctaattttttccCTACGCAATTTACCAGGATTGAAAAAAGATCTAAATACAGCAGACGCAGAACATTTGATGAAGAAGCAGACATTGACTACATTAATGAACGCAACATGAAATTCAACCAGAAACTGGAAAGGTTCTATGGTAAATACACATCTGAAATAAAACAGAACTTGGAGAGAGGAACAGCTGTATAGACCATCAACCACtttcttctatttaaaaaaaaaatgtttgtagtaGTTCTTGTAAAGATTCTTCTGtgacattttaattttgcaattttttatgACAGAAAAAAGTGCTATTCACTGCTATTGCTCTATGTTGAAATAAAAAGGTTTCAATTATGTCCAATCAATATGCCCATCGGTCATGGTATGTAgtgatttcaaaataaaagtaatactTAATCAATCATTTGCATAATACTTAGTTTGATAAGTAATGTATTACTTTTTAGTCTCAGAAAGCCAATCATAAATATATTATGCCCACTGTTATTGTCAACCATGAAAAATATCAATTGTACTGTACATGATGAAGATGGGTTGGATATTaaagtatacattttttaatatgcaGTCTTAACTGGCAATAAGAGCATGGTTTTATTAAACAGCTAGCAAAATAGTCCAgacttttagtaaaaaaaaaaagtcttttttttttatgttagttaacattttttatgtttattttattttttaagtcttAATCACttttgtaaagtttttttttttttttttttaagtcttaatCACTTTTGTAAAGTTCAATTTCGACTAGACAAAATATTGTGTAAATATGTGTATATGTTTGGACAGTTATGGTTGAGAGAACAGTTTAAAGCTGTAGCTTAGGAATGTTTAAATAATGAATGATGTATGTATGCCATTTGGTCAATAAAGTATGGAAACCACATTGTGTTATTTTCATTCTTTATTaggaatgatgatgattaaaaagaacaaaaatctaaaactctgaattacttcattttttttttcatcaacaaTTACTGGACACATTAAAGTCCAGAATTCAGTGCATATTTTCAACTGAAACAATGAGGATTGGATTATAAAAGAATTACTATAAGAAGCAAgttaatatgtatatttatatattactaTTTATATATTACTACAAATAAATGGCACAAGTTgtcatagatctaattattatctCCAGATTTTTCTCTGGGACAACTTTCAAGATgttcatacatttattttttatcattatctAAGCCacggaagaaaaaaaacaagttttgatTTTAATTTACTATTTAATAGGAAATGGCTAAAATGTAATAGATGTGGTACccggtacaaaaaaaaattagcagttTCATGAATTATTGTCTCTGCTTTTAGTATCATCATATTACAAGTAAACTTATATGAAAGTAGAGGtcacagccttttttttttttacattaggaAAAAAATAAGTGCCATGATAATTCTATGACACATATCAAAACTAGAACACGAGaaacctttttttgttgttattcttttaaaaattacttctAATAAACATACCAACCATAAAATAGTTTTCACTTGGATATcagtgaaattacataaacaaatcaaaatgctgttgttttttttttcatttataaaaatgtataatctGGCAAGGATAAAGTagcttttaattataataattactacACTCTGTGCATTCAAtgcaaaaacaatttaaatagtCACATTGATAACAGCTAAATAAGTACACCATGTAGtccattaatttatttaacatatttgtatataaattatttacacAATAATTTTATTGGTATTACTAAGAATATTAACTACAATAATATAGATCaaaacaagttgtttttttcttataaatatgaaatcttttagcatttaaacatgatacataaaaaaattaaaagtataagTTATAATCAAAGCTTCATTAGTTTAAAAGCAGTAAATACTacaattcagtttttttttaaatactccattatacttttttaaaaataatttgaatgaCCTATTATCTGTAGATTGCTTGTTTTCTGTAATTGACAATTTTGGAAATCGATCAAAGGTAAATCTTCAGACGTTTCTGTCTGAGTCATTTTCTGGTTATCGTCATGTTGAAACTCAGGAACTGTGACAGTTGGGATGTCTGGCACTACTTGATCTGTGTCACAAGTCATCATGACcttcctaataaaaaaaaatggtagggGAGAGATCTGTTAACAACAAACAGCTagatcaatgaaaacaaaatgaaataatagtaaagtttctctttccAACTTTGTGACCATAACTAGATGATAAAATGGCCAGAACAAGGACTTTACTTTCCTGAAATTATGCCAGAGGTGGGTGTAAGCATCCAGAATTTCTTATCAGGATTGAAACCCGTGACGCTCTCACTTTACCACCCAGCCATATATCACACTATTTTGAAACCATGGTACAGtaatgattaaaatcaaatcaGTAAAAtactgattttttatttttgctctGGGTCAATGTGAGAAATTAAATTGAACTTCTAAAATTAATTACTTTACAACAAAGTAAAGTTTTCAGTAGTAAGTTACAATAGATTTTTCTTAATTTGATCCATTTATGGTGTTatgccaactttttttttcacaagaaCATTGGCCTACCATTTTCCTATAATGTGTTTCAGGGCATCCACAACTTGTCCAGCAGTCATTCTAGTTTGAGGATCCAAAGTTATGAGTTGTTGAATCAGTTGTTTAGTATCTTCACTAACTCTTCCATCACTAGatttaacaaataaatgaaGCATTTCAGTTACAAGTTGTGGAATTGGTCAccaaacaatttttgtttaatttaatgaaaATATATCAACTTTTATCTCATCTCTAAATACTGAAACTGCTCTAGACTTTATCATTTCCATCACAAAGATACTTATTGTTaccaactacaaaaaaaatactactcTAATGTTCCCTTTGCaatgaaatcattaaataaaaactaaattcaGCAATGTGAAATGTTTGACTGttatagttaaataaattagCATTGTATTTCATGCATTTGTACATTTATCATAAGCATAActgtaaaacacattttttcagGGGATACTAAAGATTGTTATTATTGAACTCATGATTCACGGGCACTGCCAAGATTAAGtttcttttaagaaaacaaaattctttgtAGTCTCCACTAAGGAATTTTCTTATGATGTGGCAGGTTAGAAGCGCCCTTTGATTGGTAATAAGCTCCTAAAAATGACTGTGAGGTCTGTTTTCACCACTCTCTGAGCTGAACTGggtgatttgtttttaattcaatttatatAGTCAACTAACTGccaatctttctttttcttgttgttttttttttgttcagtcaCTGTTTTTAACACTGTGATACTGCAATGTAAATAGATATTGATGATTTTTCTTGACCTTTTAATAAAAAGTAGATCTGGTGGATTAAAATCAACTGCCAGCTCCTAAATGTCTATTATCTCAGTTGGAGCAAGCACCATTGAACTGTTCAGTATCCACaatattttggtggaaagaaataattacatttaagAGGTTGGATGAACAGCCTATtttctgtaaaattttaaagaggtcatctctgctgactagatccaaggTCAATTAATGCAATGTTCAAAGGTATCTATTGTTCTCTGTACTTTTCCTGTAGCTAGCGGAGAGAGAATATCATATCAATTGTGAATCTCCCTGAGCAAACCCACATTGGGATTCTATGAAGACCCAATAAGCGAGTTTTTGTAGATTACGTCGTATCACTTGGGCAAAGACTTTGCCTATAATTCTTAGGAAGCCAATTCCCCTGTAGTTAATGCAAACGTGATGGGACCATCCTCCATCCTCATTGATGAAAACAAGCTAGAAGCTATACATGATTTCTGCTACATGAGAttcacaattcaagatgacctgtccctaaaggagattaaaaaaatgcattaggAAGGCTGTGTTGACCTACGCTAGACTCAAGAtgaagagtttgggaaaaccaaaagctcactacagtgaccaaaatggaggtctacaaagAATGTTTTGAGTACACGACTGTACAACAGTGAGTCATGGACTATCTATGCAAAGCTAGAGAGAAAATTAATTTCACTTGCGCTGCCTTTGAAGGATCCTGAAAGTCACATGGTATAAAAGCGAGTGTAACACTGAAATGCTTGCTTAGACAATACCTCTTGGGCTGACTTGGTCTTATCCACTGTATAGAGGACAATTGTATCCCAAAGGTCATTCATTATGAACAACTGATGACAGCCTTAGAAAAATGATCATTTCCACCtccaatattttaattaaatgggAACTTaaagcagtgaacattgatgtTGACTAATGGGAAGATATAGCCTAAATCGCACTGtttggagagagatggtgacaaagaaagctatggacagtaaAAAAGCAtcggcctcagctctggaagaaaagcaagCCAAATGAAAAATGTCATCAAAGCGAATGCCACCTCAACCTGCATTATATGTGGATGCGAatccaagcatcaagataaatggacacgatataaacgcagtggacagattcacatatctaggcagcacactctccagaaacgaAAGATCcataatgaaatcgacctgcgtatcgccaaggccagtgcatcctatgacagactgtctaaaaatgtctggaacagacgaggtatcaccacaaatacaaagctagggatctatcaAGCTGTCATTCtgcctacattgctctatgcctcagaaacatggacagtgtacagaaaacatgcaaagaaactgaaccacttccacatgacatgtcttagaaaaatactgaatgtcaaatggcaagacaaaataccagatactgaagtccttcgaagagagGGGTCTGCAAaacatccacacaatcctgatgcagtacCAGATGCGATGGGCAGGATacctctgcagaatggaagaccaccgcatccctaaacgactcttgtatggccaactaagcgaaagaaagcgctcgcaagggacaccctcaaagcttctctgaaggcatTCACCacagacccagccacctgggagacagaggcacatgacagagcatcatggcgtcgcgctgtgaaaactggcgcacaggttgctgaggaaaagaaaacaatgctggcagaagaaaaacgccagagaagaaaagcaaggccaatgacactagctccagctggaataacctgcccagtgtgcagccgaacattcataggtctcaccagccacatgaggaggcataaaaccacagtgcaaagccctcagcctcctggatgacaaagtggtcttcatcgaaccacgatggatgaactatatatatatatgtggatGGGAATGCCTCTTGAGAATAGGGctttagtcacatgaaaaaatgttctatgagatgaaccatagtcattctatgACTAAAGGAGGCCAAACATCATTCCAGTTGAGGAAGTAATTGGTAGACTTAAGTACTTCCTGTGGTGAGTACTTGTAAAAGAGaggcatatttttattatttttaataagcctaaataaaataaatcttttattaGACACTTCCCTGAAACTAAATTTTAATACCTAATAGTGGTGAACATTTTTCTAAAGCTAACCTTAATTCCCTACATCTGATGATACTCCCCTAAAACTATACCCTAATTCTAATTAGTTTAAGTTAGATAAAAAGATGATCCTAAAATTAGCAATAactttttcaaatttatatCAAATCTCTAAATTTTACCCACAATATTCcatttttatttgcattttaCAAAGAAATTGTAATCAACCAAAAAAATCATCTACTATGTTAAAAGTGTGTCAAAACAGGGTTTAAAATTATAAGCTCTGTAATATTTAGCAAAACAATTTACAGTCACACTATTAAGGCCTTGGTTTTAAGCAATGTTTTTATGAATAAGACTATGGCAAACTCCAAAGCTTTGACACTTAGTGTAGTAATTTACTGTGAATAGTAAAATAAATACCAACTTTCTTGAATAAGAATACATATACACTTCtatgtaaaaatttaatagcAACTTACTTGGGGATAGTAAACTCTGCTGACttaatttttctaaaaagtTCTTGTGGCAAACAATCATAGAAAGGAAATTGCCCATACAGCATTGTGAAAAGAACCACACCCAAGGCCCACATGTCGCTTGGTTTACCATAATAAGGTTTGCCTTTAAAATAGAATAAGAAAATTAATACAAGATTgtctagataataataaaattaattagccCTGAAAACATATTtgatcaaatcaaaatatatatatttcataaaaTCAAGGATGATCCTTAATAAGAcaattactattaattaatatctagactAATGAAAATACTAATATACCACTAATATACTACTTTAAGCATCTGGATTAGTATAAACTTGATTATATATTAATACCAACCACTTAGAACATCTGGACTTATGTAGGCTGGGCTACCTCTCTGATCTCGTAATTTATCTTTTTCAGAATTAAGGTGTCTACCCAGACAAAAATTTGTAATAGTCACTCT includes:
- the LOC106079285 gene encoding pre-mRNA-splicing factor syf2-like isoform X3 — its product is MRDTTGAGGSAVKKATTSTNKFAKLNRLRELEMKMNEARKLNHAELVAEDERKKRPSNYESKRKWLEWEQEQEEKKKECSAKGEDFERVKLLEVSADAAERWDRKKKKKNPDTGFADYEQATFRQYQRLTKQIKPDLQQYEKQGQKLGDDFYASSDTLGLQDHKDSEEAIDKMVTDLEKQIEKRSKYSRRRTFDEEADIDYINERNMKFNQKLERFYGKYTSEIKQNLERGTAV
- the LOC106079285 gene encoding pre-mRNA-splicing factor syf2-like isoform X2 codes for the protein MATDDTTGAGGSAVKKATTSTNKFAKLNRLRELEMKMNEARKLNHAELVAEDERKKRPSNYESKRKWLEWEQEQEEKKKECSAKGEDFERVKLLEVSADAAERWDRKKKKKNPDTGFADYEQATFRQYQRLTKQIKPDLQQYEKQGQKLGDDFYASSDTLGLQDHKDSEEAIDKMVTDLEKQIEKRSKYSRRRTFDEEADIDYINERNMKFNQKLERFYGKYTSEIKQNLERGTAV
- the LOC106079285 gene encoding pre-mRNA-splicing factor syf2-like isoform X1 gives rise to the protein MTSINTLPMIDLHSHTEEDVFTNVLDTTGAGGSAVKKATTSTNKFAKLNRLRELEMKMNEARKLNHAELVAEDERKKRPSNYESKRKWLEWEQEQEEKKKECSAKGEDFERVKLLEVSADAAERWDRKKKKKNPDTGFADYEQATFRQYQRLTKQIKPDLQQYEKQGQKLGDDFYASSDTLGLQDHKDSEEAIDKMVTDLEKQIEKRSKYSRRRTFDEEADIDYINERNMKFNQKLERFYGKYTSEIKQNLERGTAV